A window of Cryptomeria japonica chromosome 3, Sugi_1.0, whole genome shotgun sequence contains these coding sequences:
- the LOC131874099 gene encoding predicted GPI-anchored protein 58 translates to MASAIEKTIPITSQEAPQSGTSSTQPQITHAISFAPPQQREVAKPKRKRSVKNATVVSSDSEHFVEPHPSPEAIKPIPKRRRASPKKPSAQSSTPASPIAKKPQEEGSNPQEEAPKPKRRRAPTKKSTPSASAKSGQTAEVEPMPPTSENPSEAQQKQTEEAPSSFVPAKTLEEIAKELAEKLEAKE, encoded by the exons ATGGCCTCTGCAATTGAAAAAACCATCCCTATTACTTCCCAAGAGGCTCCCCAATCAGGAACAAGCTCCACCCAGCCTCAGATTACCCATGCAATTTCCTT CGCACCACCGCAGCAGCGGGAAGTTGCTAAACCAAAGAGAAAGAGATCAGTCAAGAATGCCACTGTAGTCTCTTCTGATAGTGAACATTTTGTTGAGCCCCATCCTTCTCCAGAAGCTATAAAGCCCATTCCCAAGAGAAGGAGGGCTTCTCCCAAAAAACCATCTGCACAATCATCTACACCAGCTTCTCCAATTGCAAAAAAACCACAAGAAGAGGGGTCTAACCCTCAAGAAGAGGCTCCCAAGCCCAAAAGAAGAAGGGCTCCCACAAAGAAATCCACACCCTCAGCATCAGCTAAATCAGGACAAACCGCTGAGGTAGAGCCCATGCCTCCTACTAGTGAAAACCCCTCAGAGGCCCAACAGAAGCAAACAGAAGAAGCCCCATCCTCATTTGTCCCAGCCAAGACTCTTGAGGAGATTGCCAAGGAATTGGCAGAGAAATTGGAAGCTAAAGagtag